A portion of the Carya illinoinensis cultivar Pawnee chromosome 11, C.illinoinensisPawnee_v1, whole genome shotgun sequence genome contains these proteins:
- the LOC122281534 gene encoding RNA-dependent RNA polymerase 2, with product MGVAERPTVRVSNIPQNVTAYDLLHFLESTLGPDSVFAVDIFTERKNWKSRGFGRVQFTTLEVKSKAQSLALTFNSHTLRLSETFDDIVVRPVQPKHRLENCVLHVGFMVKEDRMSVLESWEGVRVWVMPERGRVEFWVWQGGECYKMEVLFPDVLEAVGCGSEGEDVNALLLKLKYGPKIYKRISGPDIFSKFSADRYHICKEDFDYLWVRTTDFSVTKSIGQSTSFYWEIEGLSASDIFKCFPRYREDMKDLILEDGEEFHPTSTIVPLVKCELNCNLAHEILFQLNSLVHTQKICLAGASADLIEILSRLNVETALMILQKLHKLNFTCYEPVSFVKMQLHVLGRNCKSVPPSSYKSLDPNVMSCHRALVTPSKIYCFGPELETSNYVMKNFAPYASDFMRVSFVEEDWGKLPANAISASIQRGIFAKPFRTGIYHRILSVLRDGIVIGAKRFEFLAFSASQLRSNSVWMFASNEKVKAEDIREWMGCFNKIRSVSKCAARMGQLFSSSLQTLVVPIQDVEIIPDVEVTSDGVDYCFSDGIGKISVSFAGQVAQKCGLNQTPSAFQIRYGGYKGVVAVDRNSHMKLSLRGSMLKFESKTTMLNVTKWSESMPCYLNREIISLLSTLGVEDQVFEKLQDEQLCLLGKMLSNREAALNVLQSLNGSDSRNILVKMLQQGYEPNQEPYLSMMLQAHYENLLSDLKSRCRIFVPKGRILVGGLDETGILNYGQVYVRVTMTKAELQSWDQSFFRKVDDTTCVIVGSVVVTKNPCLHPGDIRVLEAVYEVNLEERSLVDCLVFPQKGERPHPNECSGGDLDGDQFFISWDKDLIPSQIEPPMDYTGRRPRVMDHDVTLEEIQKFFVDYMINDTLGAISTAHLVLADREPDKARSQKCLELANLHSIAVDFAKTGAPAEMPRVLKPKEFPDFMERIEKPMYTSNGVLGKLYHAILGSATHKRSNLVLEKIGQAIYDHNLEVDGFEAFIEIAVSHKDQYIEKLRTLMTYYGAENEDEILTGNLRCRAAYLQRDNRRYSDMKDRILLSVKRLQNEAKEWVESSCKKHEHQQLASAWYHVSFHPSYYREGFNCLSFPWILGDILLNIKSVNSRKAHG from the exons ATGGGTGTGGCAGAGAGACCCACAGTTCGGGTCTCAAACATCCCTCAAAACGTGACGGCCTACGACCTCCTCCACTTCCTCGAGTCCACTCTCGGCCCCGACTCTGTCTTCGCCGTCGATATATTCACTGAGCGTAAGAACTGGAAATCCCGGGGCTTCGGCCGCGTCCAGTTCACCACCCTCGAGGTCAAGTCCAAGGCTCAGTCACTTGCACTAACCTTCAACTCCCACACCCTCAGGTTATCCGAGACGTTCGACGACATCGTTGTCCGCCCTGTGCAACCCAAGCATCGCCTCGAGAACTGCGTTCTGCATGTGGGTTTCATGGTGAAAGAGGATCGCATGAGTGTTCTAGAGTCGTGGGAGGGCGTCAGGGTTTGGGTCATGCCTGAGAGGGGGCGGGTGGAGTTCTGGGTGTGGCAGGGTGGGGAGTGTTATAAAATGGAGGTTTTGTTTCCGGATGTTTTAGAGGCAGTCGGGTGTGGTTCTGAAGGAGAAGATGTCAATGCACTTCTTTTGAAG CTCAAATACGGGCCAAAGATCTATAAAAGAATTTCTGGACctgatatattttcaaaatttagtgCTGACCGTTACCATATATGCAAGGAAGATTTTGACTATCTTTGGGTTCGCACAACAGACTTTTCTGTTACAAAGTCAATTGGACAATCAACTTCATTTTATTGGGAAATTGAAGGATTATCCGCTTcagatatttttaaatgtttccCACGCTATAGAGAAGATATGAAAGATCTGATTTTAGAGGATGGGGAGGAATTCCATCCTACGTCTACGATTGTTCCTCTTGTGAAGTGCGAATTGAACTGTAACTTGGCACATGAAATCCTTTTCCAACTCAACTCCCTTGTCCATACCCAAAAAATCTGTCTTGCTGGAGCAAGTGCTGATCTGATTGAGATACTTAGCAGATTAAATGTTGAAACTGCTCTCATGATTCTTCAGAAGTTGCACAAGCTGAATTTCACTTGTTACGAGCCTGTATCATTTGTAAAGATGCAATTGCATGTCCTAGGAAGAAACTGTAAAAGTGTTCCCCCATCTTCCTACAAAAGTTTAGATCCTAATGTGATGAGTTGTCATAGAGCTCTAGTTACCCCATCAAAGATTTATTGCTTTGGTCCTGAGCTTGAAACTTCTAAttatgtcatgaagaattttgCACCATATGCTTCAGACTTTATGAGAGTGAGTTTTGTTGAAGAGGATTGGGGTAAGCTTCCAGCAAATGCCATCTCTGCAAGCATCCAGCGAGGTATTTTTGCCAAACCTTTTAGAACGGGAATATATCATAGGATATTGTCTGTTCTTCGTGACGGGATTGTGATTGGGGCAAAAAGATTTGAGTTTTTGGCTTTTTCAGCTAGTCAACTCCGATCAAATTCTGTTTGGATGTTTGCTTCTAATGAAAAAGTAAAAGCAGAAGATATCAGAGAATGGATGGGGTGCTTCAACAAGATTCGCAGTGTGTCTAAATGTGCAGCAAGGATGGGTCAGTTGTTCAGTTCCTCTTTGCAAACTCTGGTTGTCCCGATACAAGATGTAGAGATTATTCCTGATGTTGAAGTGACCTCTGATGGCGTTGACTACTGCTTCTCAGATGGCATTGGAAAAATTTCTGTGTCTTTCGCTGGCCAAGTTGCTCAGAAGTGTGGATTGAATCAAACCCCTTCAGCATTTCAAATTCGATATGGTGGATATAAAGGTGTTGTTGCTGTTGATCGAAATTCCCATATGAAGCTATCTCTGCGTGGTAGTATGCTTAAATTTGAATCAAAAACTACGATGCTTAATGTCACTAAATGGAGTGAGTCCATGCCTTGCTATTTGAATAGGGAAATTATTTCCCTCTTGTCTACCTTGGGAGTGGAGGACCAAGTATTTGAGAAACTGCAAGATGAACAATTGTGTCTGCTGGGCAAAATGCTATCAAATAGAGAGGCAGCTTTAAATGTCTTACAGAGCTTGAATGGCTCAGATTCTAGAAACATTCTGGTAAAAATGCTTCAACAGGGTTATGAGCCAAATCAGGAACCTTATCTCTCAATGATGCTTCAAGCGCACTATGAGAACCTCTTGTCTGATTTGAAAAGTAGATGTCGAATATTTGTTCCAAAGGGCCGAATCCTGGTTGGTGGCCTTGATGAAACTGGTATTTTAAACTATGGCCAAGTATATGTCCGTGTTACCATGACAAAAGCTGAACTGCAATCTTGGGATCAGAGTTTTTTCCGGAAGGTGGATGACACGACATGTGTAATTGTAGGTAGTGTGGTTGTAACAAAAAATCCTTGTCTTCACCCAGGAGACATCAGAGTCCTTGAGGCTGTGTATGAAGTGAATTTAGAGGAGAGAAGTCTGGTGGATTGCCTTGTCTTCCCTCAGAAAGGAGAACG ACCACATCCAAATGAATGCTCTGGTGGAGATCTTGACGGAGACCAATTTTTCATTAGCTGGGACAaagatctcatcccatctcaaaTTGAGCCTCCCATGGACTACACAGGGCGAAGACCACGTGTAATGGATCATGATGTGACCTTAGAG gaaattcaaaaattttttgtCGATTACATGATCAATGATACTTTGGGTGCCATCTCTACTGCACATTTAGTTCTCGCTGACCGTGAGCCAGATAAAGCCCGAAGTCAAAAATGTCTAGAGTTGGCAAACCTTCACTCAATAGCTGTTGACTTTGCAAAGACTGGTGCACCAGCTGAAATGCCAAGGGTTTTAAAACCAAAGGAATTCCCAGATTTCATGGAGAGGATTGAAAAACCCATGTATACCTCGAATGGAGTATTGGGGAAACTGTATCATGCCATTCTTGGCTCAGCAACGCATAAAAGGTCAAACTTGGTCTTGGAGAAGATTGGTCAAGCAATTTATGATCATAACCTTGAAGTAGATGGTTTCGAGGCGTTCATTGAAATTGCAGTAAGCCATAAGGACCAGTATATAGAGAAACTGAGAACCTTAATGACGTACTACGGAGCCGAGAATGAAGATGAGATCCTAACGGGTAATCTGCGATGCCGTGCAGCATATTTGCAGCGTGATAACAGGAGATATAGTGATATGAAGGATCGGATTTTGCTCTCGGTAAAAAGATTACAGAATGAAGCCAAAGAATGGGTTGAAAGTAGCTGCAAAAAGCATGAACATCAGCAGCTGGCCTCTGCATGGTATCACGTGAGTTTTCACCCAAGTTATTACCGTGAAGGCTTTAATTGCCTGAGCTTTCCGTGGATCTTAGGTGACATTTTGCTGAACATAAAATCTGTAAATAGCAGAAAAGCTCATGGATAa
- the LOC122280507 gene encoding uncharacterized protein LOC122280507: MAHRDPESCGEDVNNTIVANTRCSFCFPCFGTRRSSAVGLVWWERIRSTRIDEDKWWFRGFRAFKKIREWSEIVAGPRWKTFIRRFNRSRSGAGGSGSRHAGKFQYDPLSYALNFDEGPGKKDDIDGDCDYPLYQNFSTRYASVPSQKSSSALDSS, translated from the coding sequence ATGGCACACAGAGACCCTGAATCATGCGGCGAAGATGTTAACAATACTATCGTGGCCAACACCCGCTGCAGCTTTTGTTTTCCTTGCTTTGGTACCCGCCGATCATCGGCTGTTGGATTAGTCTGGTGGGAACGGATACGGTCGACACGTATCGACGAGGACAAGTGGTGGTTCCGTGGCTTTCGCGCCTTCAAGAAAATCAGAGAGTGGTCGGAGATCGTCGCCGGCCCGAGATGGAAGACCTTCATCCGGAGATTCAACCGGAGCCGGAGCGGCGCCGGGGGCAGTGGAAGTAGGCACGCAGGGAAATTTCAATACGACCCTTTGAGTTATGCTCTGAATTTCGACGAGGGGCCGGGGAAGAAGGACGATATCGACGGTGACTGCGATTACCCCTTGTACCAGAATTTCTCGACACGATATGCTTCGGTCCCGAGCCAAAAATCTTCGTCGGCGTTGGATAGCAGTTAG